From Candidatus Abyssobacteria bacterium SURF_5, one genomic window encodes:
- the ruvB gene encoding Holliday junction branch migration DNA helicase RuvB, protein MTRERIVDGRPVSPVDETFNWSLRPKTLSDYIGQKLVIEKLNISIQASKARGEPHEHVLFYGPPGLGKTTLANIIANEMETKLVATSGPALERTGDLMGLLTNLETGDVLFIDEIHRLPRIIEEFIYPAMEDFQVDFLVDKGAFAKTIKVQLKRFTLVGATTRAGFLTAPFRERFGIYHYLDFYPPDEIALIIERSARILGIEIDQAAIAQVAERSRGTPRVANRLLRRVRDFADVRHDGRVNERVAVEALELEGIDRRGLDELDRKFLNIIIKHYSGGPVGITALSASLNEEVDTLEDMVEPYLLKIGFLQRTRQGRVATGNAFEHLGHKKDGTQQKELF, encoded by the coding sequence GCCGGCCGGTTTCACCGGTCGACGAGACGTTTAATTGGAGCCTGCGTCCGAAAACGCTTTCGGACTACATCGGGCAGAAGCTCGTGATCGAGAAGCTGAACATCTCGATACAGGCGTCGAAAGCGCGAGGGGAGCCGCACGAGCACGTCCTCTTTTATGGTCCGCCCGGCCTCGGCAAAACCACGCTTGCAAACATCATCGCGAACGAGATGGAAACGAAGCTGGTGGCAACCTCCGGGCCGGCCCTCGAGCGCACCGGAGACCTGATGGGGCTCCTCACGAACCTCGAAACGGGCGATGTCCTCTTCATTGACGAAATCCATCGGCTGCCGCGCATCATCGAGGAGTTCATCTATCCCGCGATGGAGGATTTCCAAGTCGATTTCCTGGTGGATAAAGGAGCTTTCGCAAAGACGATCAAGGTGCAGCTCAAGCGCTTTACGCTGGTTGGCGCGACCACGCGTGCCGGCTTCCTCACCGCGCCATTCAGGGAACGGTTTGGTATCTATCACTATTTGGATTTTTATCCGCCCGATGAGATCGCGCTGATCATCGAGCGCTCTGCGCGCATTCTCGGAATCGAAATAGATCAAGCGGCTATAGCCCAGGTGGCGGAGCGCTCCAGAGGCACACCGCGCGTGGCGAACCGGCTGCTGAGGCGCGTGCGCGATTTCGCCGACGTCAGACACGACGGGCGGGTGAACGAGCGCGTGGCTGTCGAGGCGCTCGAGCTCGAAGGAATAGACAGAAGAGGACTTGACGAACTTGACCGCAAGTTCCTGAATATAATCATCAAGCACTACAGCGGCGGCCCCGTCGGAATAACCGCGCTCTCGGCGTCATTAAATGAAGAGGTGGATACCCTGGAGGATATGGTCGAGCCTTACCTGCTGAAAATCGGATTTCTTCAGCGCACTCGGCAGGGAAGAGTTGCGACCGGAAACGCCTTTGAGCATCTTGGACATAAGAAAGACGGAACACAACAGAAGGAACTTTTTTAG
- the queA gene encoding tRNA preQ1(34) S-adenosylmethionine ribosyltransferase-isomerase QueA translates to MKLSDFDYELPQELIAQHPRQTRGQSRLMVINRSDGSIRVGTFNDILTYLQPGDALVLNDTKVFPARLRARKSSTGAAIELLLLNEVKPGEWEALVRPGRRVEVGTRLSLIGARQADTVEVAADCGKTKILRFYVEDVRRLCWRIGEIPLPPYIKRRTEPADHARYQTVFAKRVGAAAAPTAGLHFTTELLKELRDRDVQLEYVTLHIGLGTFQPLEYEEVEKNMLHQEAYALTEKTASRLNEARKRKKKIVAVGTTTLRLLETVVNENCLFEPKNGFSDIFIYPGHTCRSADALVTNFHLPRSSLLLLVSAFAGRDLILRAYKRAIQERFLFYSYGDAMLIL, encoded by the coding sequence CTGAAACTTTCCGACTTCGATTATGAGCTTCCGCAGGAGCTGATCGCGCAGCATCCGCGCCAGACCAGAGGGCAGTCGCGCCTGATGGTGATCAATCGTTCCGATGGCTCGATTCGTGTGGGAACGTTCAACGACATCCTCACATATCTCCAACCGGGCGACGCTCTCGTTCTGAACGACACAAAGGTGTTCCCTGCGCGCCTGAGAGCCCGGAAATCGTCGACCGGCGCCGCAATCGAGTTGCTCTTGCTCAACGAGGTGAAGCCGGGCGAATGGGAAGCTCTCGTTCGGCCGGGAAGACGCGTAGAGGTGGGCACCCGGCTCTCCCTTATCGGCGCGCGGCAGGCGGATACAGTGGAGGTCGCTGCGGATTGCGGAAAGACCAAAATCCTTCGGTTTTACGTCGAAGACGTCAGGAGGCTGTGCTGGAGAATCGGTGAAATCCCGTTGCCGCCATATATCAAACGCAGGACGGAACCCGCGGATCATGCAAGATATCAAACAGTCTTCGCGAAACGGGTCGGCGCCGCCGCCGCGCCGACGGCGGGCCTTCACTTCACCACCGAACTTCTGAAGGAACTTCGTGATCGCGATGTCCAACTCGAGTATGTCACGCTCCACATCGGACTAGGGACCTTTCAACCGCTCGAATACGAAGAAGTCGAGAAGAACATGCTCCACCAGGAAGCCTATGCGCTGACGGAAAAAACGGCCAGCCGCCTCAACGAGGCCAGGAAACGGAAAAAGAAAATAGTGGCCGTGGGAACGACAACGCTCAGACTGCTTGAGACCGTGGTAAATGAGAACTGCCTGTTTGAACCAAAAAATGGATTTTCCGACATATTCATCTATCCCGGACACACATGCAGATCGGCCGACGCGCTGGTGACCAATTTCCATCTGCCCCGAAGCTCGCTCCTGCTGCTGGTGAGCGCGTTTGCCGGACGCGACCTCATATTGCGCGCGTACAAAAGGGCCATCCAGGAACGCTTCTTGTTTTACAGCTACGGCGATGCAATGCTGATCCTCTGA
- a CDS encoding tRNA guanosine(34) transglycosylase Tgt, with product MKEDFAFQILKTDSRTRARAGRFITPHGAVDTPQFMPVGTQATVKTLTSEDLHLLGAQIILSNTYHLYLRPGHQIIQAAGGLHSFMNWPKPILTDSGGFQVFSLAELNKVTEDGVHFQSHIDGSRHFFTPELCMEIQNALGADIIMVFDECLPYPVEKDYARSSLQLTLQWAQRCKAAHNNRRQALFGIVQGATFHDLRIEAARRLVDMDFPGYAVGGLSVGETPQTMYEILDYTVEELPPQKPRYLMGSGPPADIFEAVERGIDMFDCVMPTRNARNASLMTSQGVVIVKNAEYASDFSPLDSECDCLTCRNYTRAYLRHLFKAGEITAMRLATLHNVRFMVTLLDNIRSAILSDSYSEFKRSFLEKYQRKVRP from the coding sequence ATGAAAGAAGACTTTGCCTTTCAGATTTTAAAAACCGACAGCCGCACGAGGGCGCGCGCAGGCAGATTTATTACGCCGCATGGCGCAGTTGATACGCCACAATTTATGCCGGTGGGCACCCAGGCAACGGTGAAAACGCTCACCTCTGAAGACCTGCACCTGCTGGGCGCCCAGATCATCCTGAGCAACACCTATCACCTCTATTTGCGGCCCGGCCATCAGATCATTCAGGCGGCCGGCGGATTACATTCTTTTATGAACTGGCCCAAACCGATCCTGACCGACAGCGGCGGATTCCAGGTCTTCAGCCTCGCGGAACTGAACAAGGTGACCGAGGACGGCGTCCATTTTCAGTCCCACATCGACGGTTCCCGCCACTTCTTTACGCCTGAATTATGCATGGAAATCCAGAATGCCCTCGGCGCCGATATCATCATGGTCTTTGACGAATGCCTCCCGTACCCGGTGGAGAAAGACTACGCCCGCTCTTCGCTCCAGCTCACTCTCCAGTGGGCGCAACGATGCAAGGCCGCTCATAACAATCGCCGGCAGGCCCTGTTTGGGATTGTACAAGGGGCGACTTTTCACGATCTGCGCATTGAAGCGGCCCGGCGTCTGGTTGACATGGATTTCCCGGGATACGCCGTTGGCGGGTTGAGCGTCGGCGAAACACCGCAGACGATGTACGAGATACTCGATTACACCGTCGAGGAGTTGCCGCCGCAAAAACCAAGGTACCTGATGGGAAGCGGTCCGCCCGCGGATATATTTGAAGCGGTTGAACGCGGCATCGATATGTTTGACTGCGTTATGCCCACCCGCAACGCGCGCAATGCCTCGCTGATGACATCGCAGGGTGTCGTCATCGTGAAGAATGCGGAATACGCCTCGGATTTTTCGCCGCTCGACTCCGAATGCGACTGCCTCACCTGCCGAAATTATACCCGCGCATATCTGCGTCATTTGTTCAAAGCGGGTGAGATAACGGCCATGCGGCTGGCCACTTTACATAATGTTCGTTTTATGGTAACATTACTTGATAATATTCGCTCGGCAATCCTTTCAGACAGCTACAGCGAATTTAAGCGTTCTTTCCTGGAAAAATATCAGCGCAAAGTTCGTCCTTAA
- the yajC gene encoding preprotein translocase subunit YajC translates to MTLGLFQSLAYAQGNEGGVTSPIGGFLFPLILMFIIFYFLLIRPQSRKQKQHQEMLRNLKKGDKVITSGGLYGVVVKVSEKDVIIEVAEKVNLRFTLGAIATVREREETEKKGS, encoded by the coding sequence ATGACCTTAGGCCTGTTTCAATCACTTGCATACGCACAAGGAAACGAGGGGGGCGTCACCTCCCCCATAGGCGGATTCCTGTTTCCACTCATCCTGATGTTCATCATCTTCTACTTCCTGCTGATCCGGCCGCAGTCAAGAAAGCAGAAGCAGCATCAGGAGATGTTGAGGAATCTGAAAAAAGGCGACAAGGTTATAACCTCGGGCGGCCTGTACGGTGTTGTGGTAAAGGTCAGCGAGAAGGATGTTATTATCGAGGTGGCCGAAAAGGTGAATCTCCGGTTTACTCTCGGCGCCATAGCGACGGTGAGAGAAAGGGAGGAAACCGAGAAAAAAGGATCGTAA
- the secD gene encoding protein translocase subunit SecD, whose product MRKKLGWRFGIIIAAVLLTFWYIYPTFKWASLDKSEREALMDQYRLYDSEHPNPSFGEEIGTYFKRWYQGDKTKALNLGLDLQGGMHLVLQVDSDAAITNELVRLKNNLRKYFIDNGVIVGSMTVQNQRIVIPLSGSSSAEVEKAVDDFAENLLNVTAFENRVLVSLPEDRVEGIRSMSVKQALETIRNRIDEFGVAEPIIQRQGDDRIVVQLPGVEDPDRVKDLLGRTAQLSFHIVVAGPAPRENLLAQYNQNLPSNTFLAPLRGQRERGQELYYLLQREAPVTGADLTDARISQDELGAPAVNFQLNRAGGVAFGKLTEANINKQLAIVLDEEVESAPTIRSRITTNGQITGSFTPQEVEDLAIALRSGALPAPVNIIEQRTVGPTLGIESINEGFKAAVLSLIIVSLFMIVYYRTAGAIADLALFMNIFMLLAFLSYFRATLTLPGIGGLILTIGMAVDANVLVFERIREELKKGKTLRSAVDTGYSKAFLTILDANVTTLITGAVLFQFGTGPVRGFAVVLCVGILISMFTALFVTRTIFNLLTQRKWLKKINMMQVMGETHLAFIPRRFVAIGVSLVAIVIGMGTFAVRGDDNFGIDFTQGTILQVRFDNPVTTGEVRNALTSGGLGETIVQQYGSPRDILIRTSLESVNGDQSEEKGTAALVGEKIEEILRQNLNNPFEVERTEEVGAAMSADLRNKAVLSILYSAIGILIYISLRFEFRFALGAVVAVFHDVLITMGALALAGREIQLPVVAALLTIFGYSINDTIVVFDRIRENMRLRRGQDFKKLVDSSINETLSRTIITALTTMFAVVVLYFVGSEVTRDFAFALFFGIAVGTYSSIFIASPILIFWQDLFGRGRLRSTEQKPQKRKNALKV is encoded by the coding sequence ATGCGCAAGAAATTAGGCTGGCGATTCGGCATTATCATCGCGGCCGTCCTGCTGACGTTCTGGTATATCTATCCGACATTCAAATGGGCCTCGCTTGACAAGTCAGAGCGAGAAGCTCTGATGGATCAATACCGGCTCTACGACTCCGAGCATCCGAATCCAAGCTTTGGCGAAGAGATAGGGACATACTTCAAACGCTGGTATCAGGGCGACAAGACGAAAGCCCTGAACCTGGGGCTGGATCTCCAGGGTGGCATGCACCTTGTGCTGCAGGTGGATTCCGATGCGGCGATTACCAACGAACTCGTCCGCCTCAAGAATAACTTGCGCAAATATTTTATTGATAACGGCGTCATCGTCGGCTCGATGACAGTCCAGAACCAGCGGATTGTCATCCCTCTCTCCGGCTCGTCCAGCGCCGAGGTGGAAAAAGCCGTCGATGACTTCGCCGAAAACCTTCTCAATGTAACCGCATTTGAAAACAGGGTCCTGGTTTCCCTCCCTGAGGATCGCGTCGAAGGCATTCGGTCGATGTCGGTCAAGCAAGCGCTCGAGACCATCCGCAATCGCATTGATGAGTTCGGAGTGGCCGAGCCGATCATTCAACGGCAGGGAGATGACCGCATCGTCGTGCAACTGCCGGGTGTGGAGGATCCGGATCGGGTAAAGGATCTTCTGGGAAGGACCGCGCAGCTTTCTTTTCATATCGTCGTCGCCGGTCCGGCGCCCAGAGAGAATCTGCTTGCGCAGTATAACCAGAATCTCCCATCAAATACCTTCCTTGCTCCGCTCCGCGGCCAGCGCGAGCGCGGCCAGGAGCTTTATTATTTGCTCCAGCGCGAGGCGCCGGTTACGGGAGCCGACCTGACGGATGCCCGCATCAGCCAGGACGAACTCGGCGCTCCGGCGGTGAACTTCCAGCTTAACAGGGCCGGAGGGGTCGCCTTCGGAAAACTGACCGAGGCAAATATCAATAAGCAGCTCGCCATCGTGCTCGATGAGGAGGTCGAATCGGCGCCCACTATCCGCTCGCGCATTACGACTAACGGGCAAATTACCGGCAGCTTCACCCCGCAAGAGGTGGAAGACCTCGCCATCGCTCTCCGATCGGGCGCCTTGCCTGCGCCGGTGAACATCATTGAACAGCGAACGGTCGGACCGACTCTCGGGATCGAATCCATCAACGAGGGATTCAAAGCCGCGGTATTAAGCCTGATCATAGTCAGCCTGTTCATGATTGTCTACTATCGAACGGCCGGGGCCATCGCCGACCTGGCGCTTTTCATGAACATCTTCATGCTGCTGGCATTCCTTTCCTATTTCCGGGCCACCCTCACGCTGCCCGGCATCGGCGGCCTCATTCTCACGATCGGCATGGCGGTGGACGCAAATGTGCTCGTCTTCGAGCGGATCCGCGAAGAATTGAAGAAGGGCAAAACACTACGCTCGGCCGTGGACACGGGATATTCGAAGGCTTTCCTTACCATCCTCGATGCCAACGTCACGACGTTGATAACCGGCGCCGTCCTCTTCCAGTTTGGGACAGGGCCCGTCAGAGGATTTGCGGTCGTCCTGTGCGTCGGCATTCTCATCAGCATGTTCACCGCTCTGTTTGTTACACGAACGATCTTCAACCTGCTCACCCAGCGCAAATGGCTCAAGAAAATCAACATGATGCAAGTGATGGGTGAGACACACCTCGCCTTTATTCCCAGAAGATTTGTCGCAATAGGAGTTTCACTCGTTGCAATTGTAATCGGCATGGGAACGTTCGCCGTGCGCGGCGACGACAATTTCGGAATCGACTTCACCCAGGGCACGATCCTGCAGGTACGCTTCGATAACCCGGTAACAACGGGCGAAGTACGCAACGCGCTGACGAGCGGCGGACTCGGTGAAACCATTGTGCAACAATATGGCAGCCCAAGGGATATCCTCATTCGCACATCGCTCGAATCGGTTAATGGCGACCAAAGCGAAGAGAAAGGAACCGCCGCCCTTGTCGGCGAGAAGATCGAGGAAATCCTGCGGCAAAACCTGAATAACCCATTCGAGGTCGAGCGGACGGAAGAGGTGGGCGCGGCAATGAGCGCAGACCTGCGCAATAAGGCGGTGCTTTCCATCCTTTACTCGGCAATCGGCATCCTCATCTATATCTCACTGCGATTCGAATTTAGATTTGCGCTCGGAGCGGTGGTTGCAGTCTTCCACGATGTCCTCATCACCATGGGGGCGCTCGCCCTTGCCGGCAGAGAAATTCAACTGCCGGTCGTGGCGGCCTTGCTTACTATCTTCGGTTATTCAATCAACGACACCATCGTCGTCTTTGACCGCATCCGGGAGAACATGCGCCTGAGGCGCGGACAGGATTTCAAGAAACTGGTCGACAGCAGTATCAATGAAACGCTTTCGCGCACCATTATCACAGCTCTGACCACCATGTTTGCCGTCGTTGTTCTTTATTTCGTCGGAAGCGAGGTCACGCGCGATTTCGCTTTTGCCCTCTTCTTCGGAATCGCTGTGGGAACATATTCCTCCATCTTCATAGCAAGCCCAATCCTGATTTTCTGGCAGGACCTTTTCGGGCGGGGCCGATTGCGCTCCACGGAGCAGAAGCCTCAGAAAAGAAAAAACGCACTGAAGGTCTAG
- the nadC gene encoding carboxylating nicotinate-nucleotide diphosphorylase — MNLLQVSQIIDQALSEDIGAGDLTTDSVIAPDALATGEIICRAAGVAAGIPIAGLCFRRLDSRITFEQLVDDGARVTRNRVLARISGSAQPILKAERVALNFIQRLSGIATLTARYVAAVSDYPVKILDTRKTTPGLRVLEKYAVRAGGGFNHRFALFDGILIKDNHLIFQHEDGSQSGSNQIERAVARAKRLAGHLRKIEVEAETLDQVKQALRAGADAILLDNMDVATLAKAVEITRNSRRPVILEASGNVSLSNIKKIAAAGVDVISIGALTHSAPALDVSLELQSVVG; from the coding sequence ATGAATCTTCTGCAGGTAAGCCAGATAATCGATCAGGCGCTCTCCGAGGACATAGGCGCCGGTGATCTTACCACCGATTCGGTCATTGCGCCCGACGCCCTGGCGACCGGTGAAATCATCTGCCGCGCCGCGGGAGTCGCCGCCGGCATCCCGATAGCAGGTCTCTGTTTCCGGCGGCTCGATTCGCGCATCACCTTCGAGCAGCTTGTTGATGACGGCGCCAGGGTCACCCGCAATCGCGTTCTCGCGCGCATCTCGGGATCCGCCCAGCCCATCTTGAAGGCGGAACGAGTCGCATTGAACTTTATTCAGCGGCTATCCGGTATCGCGACGCTCACTGCGCGATACGTTGCCGCCGTCAGTGATTATCCGGTCAAAATCCTCGATACCCGCAAAACGACCCCCGGCCTGCGAGTGCTTGAAAAATATGCGGTCCGCGCCGGCGGCGGGTTCAACCACAGATTCGCACTGTTCGACGGCATCCTCATTAAGGATAACCACCTGATCTTTCAGCACGAAGACGGCTCGCAAAGCGGCTCCAATCAGATCGAGAGAGCGGTTGCTCGCGCCAAACGTCTGGCGGGCCACCTTCGTAAGATCGAAGTCGAAGCGGAAACCCTCGACCAGGTCAAACAGGCGCTTCGAGCCGGCGCCGATGCGATTCTGCTGGACAATATGGATGTTGCTACGCTTGCCAAGGCGGTGGAAATCACCCGGAATTCGCGCCGACCGGTAATCCTGGAGGCATCCGGCAACGTCTCTTTGAGTAACATCAAGAAGATAGCCGCCGCCGGAGTCGACGTTATCTCAATCGGCGCGCTTACTCATTCCGCCCCCGCCCTGGATGTCTCTCTCGAGCTTCAATCCGTCGTGGGATAG
- a CDS encoding biotin--[acetyl-CoA-carboxylase] ligase, whose protein sequence is MEKQILQMLRQHGDAYVSGQMMSRELGVSRTMVWKTIEALRKQGFVIDSSANRGYKLVRGPNKLLGFALEVGLNTKAIGKSIVSFDSIPSTIDAAGSLAAGGAEEGTVVVAESQTGGRGRLGRAWSSPRGAGIWTSIILRPPIPPRDAPKLTLLAAVAVAAVLQETYHIDARIKWPNDVIVNNRKICGALTELVAEQDQVKYAIVSFGLNVNQIPSTFPPDVADLATSMRMETGKRLERAEVFTHVMSELDRLYLTFRQDNGIDIMNRWRARSCTLGKQVTVRLRDELVEGIARDLAEDGSLVVEVAGGRLRHISYGDVTILRDMKNGESREKER, encoded by the coding sequence ATGGAGAAACAAATCCTGCAAATGCTGCGTCAACATGGCGACGCCTATGTTTCCGGGCAGATGATGAGCCGCGAGCTCGGCGTCTCGCGCACCATGGTCTGGAAGACGATCGAGGCGCTGCGAAAGCAGGGATTTGTCATTGATTCCTCGGCTAACCGGGGATATAAACTCGTAAGAGGCCCGAATAAGCTCCTTGGCTTCGCTCTCGAAGTCGGATTGAATACGAAGGCGATCGGCAAGTCGATTGTTTCTTTCGATTCGATACCGTCTACGATAGACGCCGCCGGCTCGCTCGCCGCAGGAGGCGCGGAGGAGGGAACTGTCGTCGTGGCTGAATCGCAAACAGGAGGTCGCGGTCGACTGGGGCGCGCGTGGAGCTCCCCGCGCGGCGCCGGCATCTGGACCTCGATTATCCTGCGGCCGCCGATCCCGCCGCGAGATGCGCCGAAACTGACGCTGCTTGCCGCCGTTGCGGTCGCCGCCGTTTTGCAGGAAACCTATCACATCGACGCCCGGATCAAATGGCCGAACGACGTCATCGTCAATAACAGGAAAATCTGTGGCGCGCTCACCGAGCTTGTCGCAGAGCAGGATCAAGTAAAGTATGCCATCGTCAGCTTCGGCCTCAATGTCAACCAGATTCCTTCCACGTTCCCGCCCGATGTCGCCGATCTGGCCACATCGATGAGAATGGAGACCGGAAAACGGCTCGAACGGGCAGAGGTATTCACGCACGTCATGAGCGAGCTCGACCGTCTGTATCTCACCTTCAGACAGGATAACGGGATCGATATCATGAATCGCTGGCGAGCGCGTTCCTGCACGCTGGGCAAACAGGTAACCGTCCGTTTGCGTGATGAACTGGTGGAAGGAATCGCACGCGATCTCGCTGAGGACGGTTCGCTGGTTGTCGAAGTCGCCGGCGGACGGCTGCGGCACATTTCCTATGGTGATGTCACGATACTGCGTGATATGAAAAACGGCGAAAGCCGGGAGAAGGAGCGATAG
- a CDS encoding type III pantothenate kinase, producing the protein MLLVLDVGNTQTVLGVYEDSRLRVSWRISTDIRKSSDEFWVILRSLFRESDLDTGLIDGVCISSVVPPLQSMLEEVCDKYFKTEPVVVEPGIKTGLSILYDNPREVGADRIVNSVAGISLYGCPLIIVDFGTATTFDAVSGKAQYLGGAIFPGIGISAEALFQRTAKLPRVELVAPKTVIGKDTASSIKSGMIFGYAEMVDGMVRRIKKEMEGAPKVIATGGLSAVIAEHSQEIETVDPLLTLEGLRIIFAKNRG; encoded by the coding sequence ATGTTGCTCGTCCTCGACGTTGGAAACACACAGACAGTTCTGGGCGTCTATGAGGATAGCCGCCTGCGCGTCAGCTGGCGCATTTCAACTGATATCCGCAAGTCGAGCGATGAGTTCTGGGTCATTCTGCGCAGTCTCTTCAGGGAATCCGATCTGGACACCGGCCTCATCGACGGAGTATGCATCTCTTCTGTCGTCCCGCCCCTGCAGAGCATGCTCGAGGAGGTCTGCGACAAGTACTTTAAGACCGAGCCTGTCGTCGTCGAGCCGGGCATCAAGACCGGGCTATCCATTTTATACGACAACCCGCGCGAGGTCGGAGCCGACAGAATCGTCAATTCGGTCGCCGGCATCAGCCTGTACGGCTGCCCCCTGATCATCGTGGATTTCGGCACTGCCACCACCTTCGATGCGGTCTCCGGCAAGGCGCAGTATCTGGGAGGAGCGATATTCCCCGGCATCGGAATATCGGCCGAGGCGCTGTTTCAAAGAACGGCCAAACTTCCCCGAGTCGAATTGGTCGCCCCGAAAACGGTTATCGGCAAAGACACCGCTTCCAGCATCAAATCCGGCATGATATTCGGGTATGCCGAAATGGTGGATGGGATGGTGCGGCGGATTAAGAAAGAAATGGAAGGAGCGCCGAAAGTGATCGCCACAGGCGGTCTTTCGGCGGTAATAGCAGAGCATTCTCAGGAAATTGAAACCGTCGATCCTTTACTGACGCTGGAAGGCTTGCGGATCATTTTCGCCAAGAACAGGGGCTGA
- the lptC gene encoding LPS export ABC transporter periplasmic protein LptC, producing the protein MCPGLYQVVLLRSVSLAKAKAIVYNKLMAKILSIASIILSAALAPTFATCGNAPDKLAAESTEVAPGDNSMQELAQELSNIKYTQNKDGRLQWELTAAGAQQALDGPAKLQQVKITYFSANGKTTVVTGDAGTYDTATNSAQLLGNVLVSSSDGMSLSTDSLQWDQKTELLSGSGEVRISRDQSVVRGRGFELSPEDESLKIFEVNGVIHKKEMNL; encoded by the coding sequence ATGTGTCCCGGTTTATATCAAGTCGTCCTCCTGAGGTCCGTCTCGCTTGCTAAAGCTAAAGCCATTGTTTACAATAAGCTCATGGCAAAAATACTGTCGATCGCAAGTATAATTTTAAGCGCGGCATTGGCGCCGACTTTTGCGACGTGCGGAAATGCGCCCGACAAATTGGCCGCTGAATCGACCGAAGTCGCCCCCGGCGACAACAGCATGCAGGAACTGGCGCAGGAACTAAGCAATATCAAGTACACCCAGAACAAGGACGGCAGATTGCAATGGGAATTGACGGCGGCCGGCGCTCAACAGGCGCTTGACGGGCCGGCCAAACTCCAGCAAGTTAAGATCACCTATTTCTCCGCCAACGGGAAAACGACGGTAGTGACCGGCGATGCCGGAACTTACGACACCGCCACGAATTCCGCGCAGTTGCTCGGAAATGTGTTGGTGAGTAGTTCTGACGGAATGTCTCTTTCCACTGATAGTCTGCAGTGGGATCAAAAAACCGAATTGTTGTCAGGCAGCGGAGAGGTCCGAATTTCCCGCGACCAATCCGTAGTGAGGGGAAGAGGATTTGAGTTGTCACCTGAGGACGAAAGTCTTAAGATATTTGAGGTGAACGGCGTCATCCACAAGAAGGAGATGAATTTATGA
- the lptB gene encoding LPS export ABC transporter ATP-binding protein has product MNVSSKASLVATSLVKRFKKRTVVNSVSLELRSGEIVGLLGPNGAGKTTTFNMVIGLTTPDGGDIFLNGRVITRDPIYKRARMGIGYLPQESSVFRKLTVEQNLLAILEYSDISYRQRRERTDALLHEYSLAHLSKQPAYTLSGGERRRLEICRSLINSPLFIMLDEPFSGVDPISVAGLQELIIKLRNSGIGILLTDHSVRETLEVVDRAYLIYEGRVEVSGTSNELVTNQRARKLYLGERFEFQAPASRSDLWQYRPKKPEK; this is encoded by the coding sequence ATGAACGTCTCTTCAAAAGCATCCCTCGTCGCCACATCACTTGTCAAGCGTTTTAAGAAGCGAACGGTGGTGAATTCGGTCTCGCTCGAACTGCGTTCGGGCGAAATAGTCGGCCTGCTTGGACCGAATGGAGCCGGAAAGACCACCACCTTCAATATGGTCATCGGGCTGACCACGCCCGACGGCGGCGATATCTTCTTGAATGGCCGCGTAATCACGCGAGATCCCATATACAAGCGAGCGCGCATGGGCATCGGCTACCTCCCGCAGGAATCCTCGGTTTTCCGAAAGCTGACCGTCGAGCAAAACCTCCTTGCCATCCTGGAATATTCCGATATCTCTTACCGCCAGAGGCGCGAGCGTACGGACGCGCTCCTTCACGAGTACTCGCTCGCTCACCTCTCCAAGCAGCCTGCCTACACACTCTCCGGCGGAGAACGAAGAAGACTTGAAATATGCCGCTCGCTCATCAATTCTCCCCTTTTTATCATGCTCGACGAACCATTCTCCGGCGTCGATCCCATCTCGGTCGCCGGCCTGCAGGAGCTGATCATCAAACTCAGAAACAGCGGCATCGGCATTCTGCTGACCGACCACAGTGTGCGCGAAACCCTGGAGGTAGTCGATCGCGCCTACCTTATCTATGAAGGGCGGGTGGAAGTCTCAGGCACCTCGAATGAGCTGGTAACCAATCAGCGAGCGCGCAAACTGTACCTGGGGGAACGATTCGAATTTCAGGCGCCGGCGAGCCGGAGCGACCTTTGGCAGTACCGGCCCAAAAAACCCGAAAAATAG